In Haloprofundus halophilus, one DNA window encodes the following:
- a CDS encoding DUF7344 domain-containing protein produces MTNAPSSGLTQGELFDTLCNERRLGIIRHLQASDGTSELSPLVDHVAAAENDKRPGELARAERRRVYISLYQTHLPMLEERGIVEWDRSDNVISLRPSSDVEKYLGHGSESKLPWHVGYLLTGVCGIGLLLLQTLSVAPFDGLSLSWTLAVVSATVLGVVVVRYVLERPSRTPITP; encoded by the coding sequence ATGACTAACGCGCCGTCCAGTGGACTCACGCAGGGTGAGTTGTTCGACACGCTCTGCAACGAGCGTCGGCTCGGCATCATCCGTCACCTTCAGGCCAGCGATGGCACCTCGGAACTGAGTCCGCTCGTCGACCACGTCGCCGCCGCCGAAAACGACAAGCGACCGGGCGAACTCGCTCGCGCGGAACGCCGGCGCGTCTACATCTCGCTGTACCAGACGCATCTACCGATGCTCGAGGAGCGTGGCATCGTCGAGTGGGACCGTTCGGACAACGTCATCTCGCTCCGTCCCAGCAGCGACGTCGAGAAGTATCTCGGTCACGGCTCCGAGAGCAAACTTCCCTGGCACGTGGGGTATCTTCTCACGGGCGTCTGCGGAATCGGGCTGCTGCTGTTGCAGACACTCAGCGTCGCACCGTTCGATGGACTCTCTCTCTCGTGGACTCTCGCCGTAGTGAGTGCCACCGTTCTCGGCGTCGTCGTCGTCCGATACGTACTCGAACGGCCGT